In Leuconostoc kimchii IMSNU 11154, the DNA window CATTGACCGCTACATAGACATCGTTGCTTTAAATCATCTATTGTCACAACTTGATTTAGAAAAAATAAGCAAGCTGGCATAAATGAAATAGCGTATCAAACATGCCTTGGGTTGTACAAGATGTTTGATACGCTATTTATATTATAAATGTCTAATCATACCAGGTAGTACGACTGTCATTGAATGTGTTTTGGGAGATTGTACCAAAATTTCACCGTTGTTGTTTTGATAAACATAACCTGAAATATTGGTAACATCCTCACTCAACAAGGAATTATTAAGCTGAATTGTAACTGGCGAGTTAGTATTTAAGGCAATTTCTAATCGTGCGATCAAGTCATCTGCTGAGAGTTGTTGCTTTAAAGGCACATGTCTTTTGGGCACTGTAAACCTGTTTAGGAAAGTGACGACATAGTGCATATATGAGTCCATTGGATGGTGTGTGAGGTAATTTTGCATCAGGATACTCCTTGAGTCATTCGTTATTTATATCATACGAACAAATGTTTGAAAAAGCAAATATTAAGAAAATCCTTTACCAATTCTTGATTATTTATTCCGTCAGAAATAACTGTTAAATCAGTTTATATCTCTTTTGTTCGCTACTTTTATTCTAGGGGAACAAGCATTCAATATCACTTAGTCATTAAATCACCATTGAATCTTATCATGAAAGTGGGTATAATATTATCATTAGTACATAAAGAGGAAAAGTGATGACACAGCGGGGTTTACTGATTGTGCTGTCTGGCCCTTCAGGAGTTGGGAAGGGTACAGTACGCAAAGCTATTTTTGAAGAAGAGGGTATCGACTTTCAATACTCAATCTCAGCTACGACTCGTCAACCACGTGTTGGCGAAGTAGACGGTGAGGATTATTTCTTTGTTTCGCATGAGGCATTTGAAGAAAAGATTTCAAATGGTGACATGTTAGAATATGCGCAGTATGTTAATAATTATTATGGTACGCCAAAAAGTTTTATTGATGAGACTTTAGCGAGTGGTCGAGATGTATTTCTTGAAATTGATGTGCAAGGCGCATTACAAGTAAAGTCAAAAATGCCTGAAGGGGTTTATATTTTTTTGACACCACCAAATTTGACGAACCTACGCGAAAGATTAATTGGCCGTGGCACGGATTCACAAGAAATTATCGAAAAGCGTGTGACAGCTGCACGTGACGAATTAAAGCAGAT includes these proteins:
- the gmk gene encoding guanylate kinase, with protein sequence MTQRGLLIVLSGPSGVGKGTVRKAIFEEEGIDFQYSISATTRQPRVGEVDGEDYFFVSHEAFEEKISNGDMLEYAQYVNNYYGTPKSFIDETLASGRDVFLEIDVQGALQVKSKMPEGVYIFLTPPNLTNLRERLIGRGTDSQEIIEKRVTAARDELKQMINYDYAVENDRVVYAVDRIKAIITAERLRVTRVFEKTL